GCTGTGAAGCTTAATCCATCTGCCAAATGGATATCACAAAGAATCAGGTCGTAATTTTCGGAATATTTCAGGGCATCACTGAGTTCTGAAACTCGATTGACTAGAGTCACCACTTCCCAATCTGGGCGAGACTTTTTAAGAATTGCGAGAATTCTTTGTTGAGCAAGTGGCTCATCTTCTGCTAAAAGTAATTTCTTCTTCATGAATTAAAGGAAGTTCAACAGTGAAAAATTCCGGCTGATCAATCACCCGGATGTCAAGATTTAAAAACTGATAACGTTGAGATATGTTTTGAAGGCCAATTCCGGATGTAGGTTCTACGGCAGGTTTTGGCTGCTTGAGATTTGAAATCCTTAAATACTTTTCATCGCAAATCAAGGAAATCTCAAGGGGCATTTTGGGAGTGAAATAGTTATGTTTCACCACATTTTCAACCAAAAGCTGTAACACCGCAGGAGGAATAAATTTTGTCCTACAGCTCTCTTTAATGTTCATTTTAAACCGTAAAGCATCCTCAAATCGGATGCTTAACAATTCAAGGTAATGTTCTAAAAAGTTTAGCTCCTCCTGAAGCGAAACCAACTCATTACCGCGGTTTTTGAGAATATAGCGATATACCTCGCTCAACTTTAACAGGTATCGATCTGCCCGAAGCACATCAGTATGGATCAAGACGGACAATGCGCTCAAATTATTGAAGAAAAAATGTGGATTGAGTTGGGAGTTGATGGATTCCAATTTAGCCTCGGAGGTCAAAGATTTTACTCGCTCCATTTCAAGCTCCTTTTCCTTATATTTTTTTTGAAAGAAATAGATGCCGTTGATACTATTCAAAAACAAATTGATTCTTGAAGTAAATGCCAAAGTCAGCAAGAAGTTTTGAAGCGAGAAACTGAATGGCCCTTGGAGAATCATACCGGTAATTTCTGCTGAAAAAAAGGCTAATCCTGCTACAGCAAGCATAGAAAAAGATAATTGTATCACTAATGGATGAACTTGTTTGAAATTTTTTTGAACTCGATTTTGAACTAGCTGATTAATGCCCCAAACCAAAAAAGTAAGCGACAAAATTATAATCAACAAGGGCAGCACATCCAGTTCAACCGCATACAGCCGATCTCCATCTAAGACATAGATATTTAAAAATGAATATCCCCCTAATAATCCGGCGAAAAGGTAGCTGTATCGGTGACTAAACATAAGCTGTGAGAAATCGGCATTAAGGAAAAGGAATCAGAAAAAGGGGCAGACTAATCTGCCCCTTCTAAAAACTATGGAATCATTAAAGTGTTGGAAGCAATACTCCGTCAATCACGTGAACTACCCCATTCTCAATAGCAACGTCAGCGGCAACAACATTAAAGGTGTTTCCGGCCTTATCTGTCACTGTCACAGAATTACCATTTCTGGTTACGGTCAACATTTCACCTGAGAGTGTTGGCACCAGCTGGGATCCCTGAGCCAAATCAAATGAGAACGCAGTGGCTGGAACTACATGAAAGCCTAAAACTTTAACAACGGCCTCAGCTCCTAAAGTGGAAATCAATTCTTGCAATGAACCCAAATTGAGCGCTGCCAATAAATCTGCGAATGCCTGGTTGGTTGGTGCAAAAACAGTCATTGATTCTTGGTCCAAAAGCGTTTGCCCCAATCCAGCAGCTGTAACTGCATCTAACAAAATACTCAAATTGGCAGCTTGCGCCGCTTCAACGACATTAGGAAGAGTGAGTTCGGGCAATAAAACACCATCAATCACATGAACTACCCCATTTTCAATGGCCACATCAGCAGCAATTACATTGATTGTATTTCCGGTAGCATCAGTTACTGTCACACCCGAAGAGTTCTTCGTCACAGTTAGATTTTGACCTGCCAAAGTGGTAAACGTATTGGTTGCAGCTAAATCAGATGAGAAAGCTACTGCTGGCACAACATGGAAACCTAAAACTGTTTGAAGGTTTTCAATTCCACCAATCTTGGTAACCAATTGACTAAGATTACTTGCACCGAATGCTTCTAGAGCTGCTCCAAAAGCATCATTGGTAGGAGCAAATACTGTAATCGCATCTGCATTTACTAAGGCATTGCCCAATCCTGCTGCGGTAACTGCATCAAGAAGCACGCTTAGTCCGGCACCTTGAGCTGCTTCCACAACAGTTGGCAACTCTAAATCAGGCAACATCACTCCATTCAAAACATGTACAACTCCATTGGAAATTTCAATATCTGCAGCTACTACTTGAGCCACTCTTCCCAATTGATCTCTAACGGAAACAGTATTGCCTGATTTTTCTACGAAAATTTCCTGACCTGCCAAAGTCATAAATGTATTACTGGCTTGGAGACTTCCAGAAAGCGCAACCGCAGGAACTACATGATATCCTAAGACTTTTTCCAAATTAGATACTCCTCCAATCTTCACTACCAATTCATCCAAAGAAGCAGCACCAAAAACTTCTAAAGCCGCAGCAAAGGCTTCATTAGACGGTGCAAAAACAGTAATTGCTTGAGCAGAAAGTAAATCTTCGGGCAAACCATCCACTGCAGAAACTGCTGATAAAAGAGTAGTCAATCCATTCTCGGTAGCTACCTCTACAAGAGTTGGTTTGGGTAGATCCACAGCTGGTAAAAGCACGCGATCGATGACATGCACCACCCCATTTTCTATTTGTACATCAGCTTGAATCACCCGTGCCACATTTCCAGCAGCGTCTGTTACAGTTACAATTCCAGGATTAGAAGTTACCCGCAGGGATTGTCCGGCAAGGGTTGTAAAAACATTATCCTGATTGAGGTTTCTTGAAAAGGCTACTGCTGGTACAACATGAAATCCGAGAACAGTTTGCAAATTTTCAGCCCCTCCTAGCTTGGCTACTAAATCATTTAGATCAGATGCGCCGAACGCTTGAAGAGCATTTGCAAATGCTTCATTGGACGGAGCAAAAACAGTAATTGCATCTTGGTCTTGCAAAGCAGCCTCAAGTCCTGGGATAGCTCGAACCGCAGATACAAGGGTAGTTAAACCTGCCTCTTCGGCTGCTTGAATCAACGTAGGATAAGGAATAGGACCCTGATAGTCCTCATTACAAGAGAGAATCGTAAAAAACAACGATCCGGC
Above is a window of Algoriphagus sanaruensis DNA encoding:
- a CDS encoding fasciclin domain-containing protein yields the protein MAKFFKILLAGSLFFTILSCNEDYQGPIPYPTLIQAAEEAGLTTLVSAVRAIPGLEAALQDQDAITVFAPSNEAFANALQAFGASDLNDLVAKLGGAENLQTVLGFHVVPAVAFSRNLNQDNVFTTLAGQSLRVTSNPGIVTVTDAAGNVARVIQADVQIENGVVHVIDRVLLPAVDLPKPTLVEVATENGLTTLLSAVSAVDGLPEDLLSAQAITVFAPSNEAFAAALEVFGAASLDELVVKIGGVSNLEKVLGYHVVPAVALSGSLQASNTFMTLAGQEIFVEKSGNTVSVRDQLGRVAQVVAADIEISNGVVHVLNGVMLPDLELPTVVEAAQGAGLSVLLDAVTAAGLGNALVNADAITVFAPTNDAFGAALEAFGASNLSQLVTKIGGIENLQTVLGFHVVPAVAFSSDLAATNTFTTLAGQNLTVTKNSSGVTVTDATGNTINVIAADVAIENGVVHVIDGVLLPELTLPNVVEAAQAANLSILLDAVTAAGLGQTLLDQESMTVFAPTNQAFADLLAALNLGSLQELISTLGAEAVVKVLGFHVVPATAFSFDLAQGSQLVPTLSGEMLTVTRNGNSVTVTDKAGNTFNVVAADVAIENGVVHVIDGVLLPTL
- a CDS encoding sensor histidine kinase, whose translation is MFSHRYSYLFAGLLGGYSFLNIYVLDGDRLYAVELDVLPLLIIILSLTFLVWGINQLVQNRVQKNFKQVHPLVIQLSFSMLAVAGLAFFSAEITGMILQGPFSFSLQNFLLTLAFTSRINLFLNSINGIYFFQKKYKEKELEMERVKSLTSEAKLESINSQLNPHFFFNNLSALSVLIHTDVLRADRYLLKLSEVYRYILKNRGNELVSLQEELNFLEHYLELLSIRFEDALRFKMNIKESCRTKFIPPAVLQLLVENVVKHNYFTPKMPLEISLICDEKYLRISNLKQPKPAVEPTSGIGLQNISQRYQFLNLDIRVIDQPEFFTVELPLIHEEEITFSRR